The sequence AATTGGCATATATACCGATACACGCATACCGGTAAAAAATGATTATTTTTTCTTACACCTGACACTGACGCACACACTTCtctagactttttttttttcttttgagattttatttttctctctccaTTCTCTCAAAAATGAGTCCGACCATTctctctaaatatatatatgatatgacATATcattataatagcatatatatataattatacttttattttgtcatattatttaattttttttctttttttcgacacatataataaaatatttaatatttattaaaaacacaattaacttttaattttatttttttaatttaaaaagtaaatatatattaactaaTTTCATATtactaaaatgtatttttttttatattttattaataaataaataaatagtatttaaatttaaataaaatttaatgtatcaaataacttaataaattattaaaaaaaatatattttttatttttatattagacATTAcaagattaaataaaaaaaatatttttataaaattattttaataagtttataaaataatttgtaaataaattGAATAGTATCTAAAACATCGtataaattacattaaaaaaaagtaacctcaaggtatcttaaacaataaaataacataatatatcctaaaaatataaaaaagaaacagaaacgtttcttttaatattagtCGTCTTTTTTTAGggacaaaaaaatatatgtttctcacatattaaaatgattattttattatttatatatgtgtaaaattctgaaataaattttttaataaaaaagtaaccaattgatATCTTATTCATATCAAAAGCAACTAAATAGTTGCTTTTTCAAAACTCCCAAAAAGCGAAAATTTCTGGAAACGAGATTTTTccagttttttctattttcggtAATTGTTTTGAATTTCGGTATGTATGCTGACGTGGCACAAcggtatttatataaataattttcttataggtatttttataaataaaatcaattttaagtataatattaaaaaaaaaccctaattattATGTAAGCATAAGATTTCAGTACAACTTAGATCAATATCAAAAGCTGAAGATAATACAACTAATAACGTAATTTGAACTTTTTATAATGTAAGATTAACTTTTTAATATATAGTTTTGTAACTactatttttacactttaagtATATGTTATTAAAATTGAATGGTATTGGAAGAAagtttttaaatctaataattttaataatttagtaGAATTTTTAAAGGCATCTAGGGGAACAATTTGGTAAAATCAACAATTTGATTTGTTCAATGCTTAAAAGTTTAAATTGTAATAACTTACATAGCGtagatatttttattgtttgttTTTCAATAATTAGCAATTTTATCTTCTGAACTTTTAACAATATTGATTTtgtcttttaaaatatatgacttCTTAAGAATCTTCTAAACTTTAACATTTATAGAAATTTAGTCTTTCTATTAAGAACTGTTCTATTATTACGTTTAAATGTTCGAGTGTCTTTGTAAATTAGCAACTTTACTCCTCAAATTTTGACAACTATCAAATCGTaccctttaaaataaaaatgagaaagatttaagatttttttttagaaaattaaaaaaaaaaaatcattttgaatgattaaaaaaattaaaattttaaaactaattaagcgatttaaaaaaattatttatttattattaaaaatccatttagatagaaaaaaatattaaaaattcgaTGTTAgtaaaatctaaattttaaGGGAAAAAGTttcagtttattttttttttagtttaatttttaacttttttttaaaataattttatatttttaattatatattctttttttttaaatgtgagtttataaatataaatacatttaaattttttacacaaattgactaaattggcattttaataaaaagaagcagaattttgtattaattgaaatttaaaaataaaaatattaattcttaacgtaaaaaaaatttaacaaaaggTAAATATATGAGTTTTTTGCTACAAAATTTTCtcaattatcgtttcacttgcaTTTAGTCCTAAAGctcaaattttggtggtaaaccCTCCAAATTATTGAACTAGTAGCAAATTTAAAGTGTCATTCGATTAACTATCACTATGGGCTGCTTATGTGTATATTTTTGTACACATAACGTGTTTATATAGATACACCTAatatcattatttaaaaattattttcaaaaaatattctaaaattaaataaaatattttttaaaaaataaaaatattataaattttgaaataatttatatacttttaaaataataatatgaggTGTACCAATATAAATTTGACACATGTATAAAAGTGTACATATAAGTAGTCTATATTGACAATTAACTGTAAAAAAATGaatgacaccttaaatttgtAAGTAAAACACTAGTTTGAAGGGTTTCGCCGTCAAAATTTGAACTTAAATTATGTGTAATTAAAGTGATAGTTGAGAGGATTTAGCTAAAAAAAACTCTAATATATATTAACAATACTAATTATTCTTtgctttttaataattttaagccacttaaatatttaattaccgATATTCACCTAATTTTatgctttaaaaattaaataattatatcattaaaattaaaaaaaaaaatagatatttgaGTGCAacacataaatacttaagtacagataaatttttattaagtatttatgctgTCAACTTccctaaaaatataatattagtaAGTTCAACATTCATCTAATGAATAAAAAACACAAAGGCCATAGACAAAATTGTTTTCTCATAAATGAGTAAGCTAATTCAGAGGGGACACAAAATTTTGTATGAAACTATCCCAAAAAAGTTGACCAAAGTAGACATTTTAGAAAAGATACAACATGGCTTCCAACCTCTGTTTCCATTCAACACAAATATATCACTCCTTCCACATACCGGAAAATTCATCAGCCTCCAATGGATTTTCTTGCTCGTGCATCTTTCTTCTTGTCTTTGCTTTGACTTTCTTAGCATACTTTCCAGCCTTTTTCCGTTTGTCCATAGCTCGAATCTAAAACCATAACAAACAATGAAATGAAATTAATGTTTTAGAATTGGCTAGTTTAGTTGCAACATGTTCTCAAGAACTTGTTATAACACAAGTCCAAGACGAAGAACTAGATTTCATAGAACTTTGATGAACTCATCAACCAACCTGGTTCGGTGATATGTAAAATGGATTTTCATATAGTGTTGGTCCTCCAATGCTGCCACCAAATATTTTGATTGGATTCAAGCAAAACCGTGGACCAACCTCGACAAGGGTCATGTTTTCCAAACCCCTTCTAGCTATTTTGTCCGATTCATTATGAGGAACTGATATCTGAAAGCACCGGGAGAATATAAATTTTGTCAGATGCAATTTAAAAAATCGAAACAGTAGTCCCAAAAATTTGTGCTTCAGCTATTCAAAAGCTCACACTAGCATTTATCATTGCAATGATTCTTTTATGAGCCAGTAAAATGAGAATGCTTTCTCTAACTCTTtcatattttgttacaattaaatTCTTTCCATGCTAACCAAATGCTCTTATTAATCTGGCATTATTAACAATGCAAAAGAAGATGCTACATGCATCATATTTCTTCATCAATATAAAATAGAATTTCAAAGTTTAAATGGTAAACAACCTGATAATTACGGAACCAAATGTGATCATCAACGATGGAGAATACAAAGACATGATCATGATACGGCTTAGACTTCCTGTGTTCCTTTGGAATCCCAAATATCTGGGGCAGAGCATCAAAAACGTTGTCCATGTTAAAAATTTGCAGACTCAATAGTGACACATATGCAAGAAGCAGAGCACAAGTCCTCAATTTAACCACATTTAATTTTTcttgaggaaaaaaaaaacaattatatgTGTATCGAAAAGAAGCAAACCAGTGACTACATAGAAAGGCCAACTTCCATATAAATGTTGATGTAAGCTGTATCTTAAATAAATAACTCTAAAAGAAGTCCTTGCAGTTGCTAAAGTACACAAATATGAGGATAATGAGGACGAGAACTATTTCAAATGGAAGGGGAAAATAGGATCAGAGTTGGATATCATAAGACAAAGTATGAGTAACATATACATGTATGTATAAAAACTATGGCTTTTGCTTGTCAGACGAAGGGAATATAAGGTATCCAATAGTTGCTTGAGAAAAGACAAGCAAGAAAGCATAATATACCTGTATAATCATCTCCTTCAAAAGTTTCCAGTGAGCTTTGTTTTCAAAATTGGATGAGAACGTTAAAAGGGGTCGTGATCCTTTAAGATGATTCCCAGTAAGCTTCAATTCCTCCATAGTGTGCACTGCAAAGAACAAAAAGTAATTCAACAAATTACTTTTTCTCAACTTCTGTAAAAAGCAATGTTACCAAACCAACACATTCCACAGCTATTGAATATAATATcaatgttttttaaaaaaagaaattatagcAATACAATTGATATGTACATACCCAAAAGAGACTAGAACCATTTGAGGGATAAACTAATGAAATATCAATGATGAAAAGTAAAACAGAAAAATTACCAGCATTAACTAAAAATTTCACAGATGGCCCATTGGGACACTTTGACATCCATAGATAAAGGTCTTTTTGTTTCCTGCACTGAAATTGAAAACACCAAAAAGGTACAAAATGAGCTAGCAAATATTTGCAAGTAACCAAAACTTTGTCCTTTGATGTTCTTATCAAAAAGCTCACATATATACTCACAAAGATTAGTACAaacataaattttcaaatagtgCTAATTACAACTTCttaacctctataaaattacttgccgaaatatttttttttaaatattttttcatagtCATAATTGATATAGTTAAAATATCATTccaataaatttttcaaaagttCTAAATAATTTACCGTACCAAAAACGGAATTCTTGAGACCgtgttcaaaaaacttcaaacctATGTATGAAACTTTAAACTATTCAAAAAATTTATAGAAATGACGttgtaattataataaacacagcatatttttttttcacatatatTTTCTAGAAAAGTTATAATAGATGGTTTATGGTACCGCTCCCATAAATTTATAgccaaaatttataaattatcatatatACTCATGTAAAGGCACGGTCTTTCAACTCCAATCAAATATACTCATGAAATACAAACCAAAAACTCAAATGAAAACATATGGGTTGATCAGTTAACAAAATATCACCTCAAAAAAGAGACAGGAAGAACAATTTTTGAGCTCAACAAGCTCATTAAGCGCCGCACCCTTACTTTGCTTAGACTCAACCTTGTTATCTTTCTTACAATGAGGCAAAAGTGAGACAATATTCAACATCAAATGACGATACCTGTAAGCATAATAATAGTTAATCACTAACAAAATTCCCAATTTGAAAAAGCAGATTAAGAAATTTGATTGATTCTTTTTACAAACCTGTAATTAATTCTTCGAGAACAAGTAACCAAAACCTTCTCTTTGTTCCTGAAAAACGGAGTTGATTCAGTTTCTGCTTCTGCTtcattcttcttctctttccaACCCAAAAGAGTCCTTTGAGGCCTCTCTGCAGCTGTATCATCCTTCTTCACTGGTGCCACCACCACAGTCTCACTGTGCTTTCTCTTCTTCCCCATagatttttgtttatatactcAGTAGCCCTGCAAAACGGAATTCCTCTTCTCCGACAACGAAATTGATAATCTTTTTAGCGAGAGAAGAAAACCAAAGAATGAAGCCCTATGAAGAGAGAATCAGCAATGGAGAGAGAAGGTGGGTGTTGATGCCATGGACGACAGAGAAACCCTAATAAAACCCTAATAAAAATATGATCTTTGGTTTTGGGTCTGCTATTATTGTAACTGTGGCTTTTGTTATTGGGCTAAGTCTTAACAATACAATCATGACCACACTTGTATTAGCatattttcataaataccataaaatgataaaaatgaattacaaaaatacacttaGGAGTTTTTCTTTCAAgtgtaatttgcggcataaatacttaagtttaattttttacggtaataatacctaagttatatttctgaAACTTTTGTAGGTACCTAATCGCTAAGTGTCAAGTCAATAACTACGTGGCAGTTGCTGATTGGTCCAATTGACTTGACATTTGATGGTCAGGTACCTACGaaagttctaaaaatataacttagttattattacttttaataGTTTATTTgcaactaaaattaaatttaagtatttacgcCGTAAATtactcaatattttttaaaatttgaattcattatatttattttttaaaaaaaaattaccggCTTATTTTTTACATTGTTTCCATattactttatatttttattatgttatttgtacgttatttttatgttatttttgtaaagttttgtaaaaatatcacTGAAAAAAATTGTCCGTAAAAGGATAAATCAGTCTttaaaaatggtaaaaaaaaaaaaagaagaagtgtCATGTTAGACAATTTGtgaaaaaaaatctatattaCAAATCCTATATCCatctaattctttttttttttttttttttgaaaaggatcTAATTCTTTTCTATCGACTTTAAATTTACATTATTTCATAACTTTAaataaatactttacaaaattgTCATGtgaaaataaaagattaaaaacaCACACACTTTCAAAGCAAATTAGTACAAAGATACTCCATAAAGTTATAGACTTAgaattttacatttaatttaattcataattcacaataataaatttgtaaaaTTATGAAGAACATATGACAtggatatatttttcttaatttgatttatgtttttttttttctaaattttaattagctatatgaaatgatttatataaacttgttatatattaattaataattacttaaaaattaaaataattgctTCCTCAAGTCAAATCAATAATTTgattaattcaaaatatttataaatagaaaCAACTATAAATCACACCCCCATAAAAATGGGTATAACATATACAATGATCCACCAATTACaaacaaaattagttaaaaacaACTTACAAGACAAAAATAACTAAATCACCCCAATAACAAAATTCTATATAAAGTTGAGAAAGaaaccaaaaagaaaattaaacacaaaactcaaaagataaaagatgatgaagatgaataGGGTAGTGTTTGTGGCTATTGTGCTTAGCATAATGTTAGTTGTGAGCGAGGCGGCCTCAGGGCCGTCTAAAAGATCATCGGCGGATAAGAATGATAATAACAACACAAAGAAATTTATTAACCCAGGGGTGTTGGACCCATGTCAAAAGCCGGGAGGACCGCACAAGGGTTGTTCTGACCCGAACGCTAAACGTACCCCATCTAATGAATATAACCGCGGTTGCTTCAACGATGATCGTTGTCGTCATTGATGTCATCTTTCATcatcaaattttaaaagaaaaaaaataatatatatgtccaccatatatattgtttttatatagtgttttctatttttacatGTGATTATGATTATCTATCGTACTATATGtatttatacatatttttgttttgtagCAATGAATaacttcattaaaaaaaattataataatttatatatatctttatatattaaaagtgtctatctaacggcaattcttggtttaacagaatattcttaaaaataaaaagaatattctgttaaatttaacatctcactttacagaatatttataaatataaacttacattacaatgctatgttaaaaaaagaactaaatagaataatctactactccaataataaatttatttacaattttataattacactaatattatttttaatacattattaaataatatttcaaatataaatatttaatcttttcaaacaaaaaatttgtaatctttaaaaataaaatacattcaaaatcttaaaaataccaaaatcttaaataaaactagcaatacgtggctcggcacgtacattcacctagtatatagtAATATGATCATTTGATGGTAATTATCTTAAATCTTTAATTTGAAAGAGTGTTTATATGGTGAGATAATGATGTAtatatttctaattttctattgtgttattgaaaaatttcattatatttttcaCAACTCTGAAACCTCTAATTTAGACGAGACTACTCATTTTCttttaaaacttataatttatattgtGTGTGTAATATTTTGATGCTTATAATCATTATTCATTGCTGTTAAAAATGAtggataatttttatttttatagtttttaaagTATAAGTTTGTCAAAATAtgaatttttctcaaaaaaaaaaaaaaagttattttatgagaaaattttagaaaaaaaattagaaaaatatagaaagaaaaaaaaaaaaaaacagcataAAATACATGTTTACTCTCTTACGGTAATTGTTTATCCATCTGGTAACCATAACGGTAACTAGTTACCTTTACATAATTTtctcatatattttttaaatttttttaattttactataaaatattctttttgaaaataaaatcatatttttccacaaattataaaaatccataaaatttattgtttcttaaaaaaaaaaaatcatatatactGGGCTTGAGTTATATTGGgccttagaaaaaataaattatttatgactTTTATTATAAGAAATAGATATAtttgttaaatttatttaaaagaactttatttttatttgggctCGGCCCACGTGCTTAACTTAAGACCGACCTAGATGAGTGAAACCCAATACAAaatttgctatatttttaaattttatatatatgaaatggtaattttaaaaaacataaaacacCTTTttgtagataaaaaaaaataattttaaaaattatttgggCTTGTGGAAGCCCTAGACACAAACCTGATATAACACAAAatataacacaaaataaaatgtccaaatataacacaaaataaaatgACTCTTTTAGCAAACATTAACTTTccaaatatatacatgtatatttaattttttaattttttttagttgaagGGAAACTTTTTTAGTAGATTTATAAATaatgaaacttacaaaaatactggaatttaggttaacttttacaaaaatattattacatgcacggaaattttttcaaaaataatgtgtttaaaacaacagtaaaacacaaaacataacaactaaaaacagcaatggaacaactaaaaaataaccgtagaacaacagtaaaaacttaacacagtaatacacagtataaaacttacacagtgtttttgaaaaaaaattcaccgccccacagtaaaaaagtaaaaaaattaaaaatttcagtatgtggtATAAATAATCTTATAAATATAGGGGTGTTTATTGgaccatatttaatgtttttaagttTATCCAAATTCGattcaattatatattagaCGTTAAATTATACCATCCGATCCGATTCAATTAATTTCGGGATAAGTTAAAAAGTACCCATTTTTATTACAGCTTAACTAAATATAACTCCatccaatccaaaaaaaaattaatgttaattttcatatatatatattttcttaaatataacaacataaaatttaattattctattaaacTAACTAAAAATgttaattagtttaattaaaaaataacattagAGTGGATGAATTTATGGACAccccatatatataaaaatttatatattatatttattttgatgaGTTGAAAGGATAGTATATATATTGGATTATGATGAGAAGCGGCACCTagtaaaaaggaaaaggaaagaTGCAGTTTGGACCAGCCAAAAAACCAACCGCAAGTGCATGAACTGAATCTagctatagatatatatatataaattaggactatatatatatccatatatatatatactcataatCACCCACTTGGGTTGGCCAACAACAAGAGAAAATGGTTGAGAGAATATATTCAAGATTGACTCTTTATAGaagtatatatatagtactagtactactactactactcgaATCCATCGAATTGCcctaaaacatatatatatatatatataaatatatatgccaAATAAATATTATGTATAAATCAAAGTGCTTATATTAATAATGATCAAATAATCATTTGAAGTATATAGTACATACAGAGAGAGTGAGGAAAAACTATTTTTGTAGGAAgtactatatgtatatatacatattgtgTATGCATGCATAtgcatgtttttttttgttttttgtttttggatAATATGCATGtttcatttatatatcaaattactttatttatatgtttatatttatatatttaatttatatgttaTATCTTTATGTATACATATTCATGCATGCCATGCAACCCACATATATACGTCCTAACCCTAGGTATGCAAGCTAGGACCATATTAATttcctatatataaataaagtgtttcatatgtaataatatattaatgggatattggcggctaaaccacctgaactttacgttttgtaacacttaaccaccaaaactgaatttttggcggctaaactacctaaactctggttccgttttgctctgcacacctccgtccaaaaatcagcgttaagtgccacggtggactgtccacgtgtacacacttgtacacgtggcaaatttttagtggtccacctaatattaattttaaaaaataattataaatattaaaaaaaattaaaaaaataataaaaatatttttttttacttttttttttttctttttccttttcttttcttttctttcttttctttttttttttcttcttctttcttcctcCTCTCGCAGatcaaacacccacacccacatttttttttactttttttttttctttttccttttcttttcttttctttcttttctttttttttttcttcttctttcttcctcCTCTCGCAGATCAAACCCCCACACCCACccactccttcttcttcttcctttcttcATTTCTTCCTCTTCTTGCAAAATTAACACAAGACACGATCACATCACCCTCTTTCCTTGCTTCTCTGTGTGTGGAGGACGACGCTTTATTGACGGCGTTCT is a genomic window of Cannabis sativa cultivar Pink pepper isolate KNU-18-1 chromosome 9, ASM2916894v1, whole genome shotgun sequence containing:
- the LOC115723008 gene encoding ribosome biogenesis protein BRX1 homolog 1, which gives rise to MGKKRKHSETVVVAPVKKDDTAAERPQRTLLGWKEKKNEAEAETESTPFFRNKEKVLVTCSRRINYRYRHLMLNIVSLLPHCKKDNKVESKQSKGAALNELVELKNCSSCLFFECRKQKDLYLWMSKCPNGPSVKFLVNAVHTMEELKLTGNHLKGSRPLLTFSSNFENKAHWKLLKEMIIQIFGIPKEHRKSKPYHDHVFVFSIVDDHIWFRNYQISVPHNESDKIARRGLENMTLVEVGPRFCLNPIKIFGGSIGGPTLYENPFYISPNQIRAMDKRKKAGKYAKKVKAKTRRKMHEQENPLEADEFSGMWKE